In Ruania alkalisoli, the DNA window GGGCGCTGGCGTACAGGCGGGCGCAAGCGATGTCGCCGTCGAGAGAGAACTCCCGGCGCACCAGGGAGGGCCGGCGGGTGTCGGAATCGCGCGGTTCCAGCCACCGGGCGCCGACGGGCCGAGCCTGCCAGTCTTCGGGGCGGAGCAGTCCGGTCTCCACGACGGTTGGCTCGGACCGATCTGACCAGCGCCCGTCCTCGCCCCGGACCTGCACGCGGACTGTCGCGACCTCCCGGGACGACAGCGGTTCCAGCGGCCACGGAACGAGGATCTGTTCGGCCGAATCGACCTCCACGGCGTGCTCGTCGCCACCGCGGGCCATGAGCAGCCGGTAACCGACCTGTTGCCACCCAGGCGGTGCGGAGCGGACCCGCCAGGAGATCCTCGGGCTCGCCTCGCCGATGCCCAGCGGCTCGCGGTGATGTTCGATCGTGGGGGCGTCGACAATGACGCTCATGGGAACCACCTTCGCTTCGAAACGTTTCACTCTCATCGTAGTAGACGCTAGATTAGTCTCCTGACGCAACTGAGCACGTTTCAACCGCCCTGGCACGCAGCGCCTGGGGCGAGCGAGAGCCCGTCGATGTGCGGGACGACGAGGAGGTCGGGTATGCCGCAGCAGATAGCGCACGTGAACCAGCCGCACGAGATCGAGTTCACCGGACCGGAGCAGCCGATCCGCGCCGATCGCGTGCCGTTCCAGGCCACGTTCACCCACGAGAGCGGCCGGTCCATGACCGTCTTGGGCTTCTGGGACGGCGAGCGCCGCTACCTCGCTCGCATCGCTCCCCCGCTCGCCGGAAGGTGGACCTGGCGCACCACCAGTGACGCTGCCGAACTGGATGGCCGATCTGGCGAGTTCACCGCTGAGCCGGCTGAGCCCGCTGGGTCGGCCGAATCCGACCGCTCCCCCGGACACGGAGTCGTCCGCGTCAACGCCCGCTTCCACTTCGCGCATGAGGACGGCACGCCGTTCCGCCCGGTGGGGGCCACCGTCTACAACTGGATCCATCAGGACGAGGCGCTGCGCACCGAGACGGTCGAATCGCTCAGTGCTGCCGGCCTGAACAAGCTCCGCTTCATGGTCTTCCCGCAGGCCGGCGGGTACGTCGAACACGTCCCCGAGCTGATGCCGTTCGAGAAGACGGCGAACGGCTGGGACGTGGGCCGCCCGAACATCGAGTTCTTCCGCCGTCTGGACTCCCTTGTCGCGGACCTGGGCAACCGCGGCATCGAGGCCGATGTGCTCATCTTCGACGCCTACGATCGCGGCGCCTTCGGCCTGAACGAGCTCACCGAGGAACAGGACGCCGCCTACCTGCGCTACCTGGTGGCCCGCCTCGGCGCCTATCCGAACGTGTGGTGGTCGCTGTGCAACGAGTTCGACCAGATGACCGACCGGCCCACCGAGCGTTGGACGCGCGCCGGTGAGCTGCTCGCCGAGATCGACGCACACGACCACCTGCGTTCGATCCACAACTGGATCGAGCTCTACGACTACAACCAGCCGTGGGTCACGCACGCCTCGATCCAGAACGGCTTCGCCACCGAGGCACTCGGTCGCGCGAGCCTGTACCGCGACGTCTATGGCAAGCCGGTCGTGCTGGATGAGATCAAGTACGAGGGCGACTGCCCCGAACGCTGGGGCCAGCTCAGCGGGCAGGAGCTGGTGGACCGGTTCTGGATCACCACCAGCTCGGGTTGCTACGCCTCGCACGGGGAGAGTTTCGTCACCGAGTCGGGCAGCCTGCACATCGTCGAGGGTGGCCGGCTGCGCGGTGAGAGCCCCGTGCGCCTGGGCTTCCTGCGCGAGGTGCTGGAGGGACTGAACGTCCCCGGCCTGGACCCGATCGACAAGTGGGACGACCCGGCCTGCGTCGTCGGCACGCCCCGCGAGCAGTACCTCGTCTACCTCGGCCGCGAAGCCCCTGCCGAGTGGACGTTCCGGCTGCCGCAGGGCCACGGCGGCGACCGACTCGAGGTGGGAGACGCCTTCGCGGTCGAGATCATCGACACCTGGAATATGACGCGCACCCCGGCACCGGAGTCGTTCGCGCTGACAGACGTACAGCGCAACGATGCCTACGCCACCGGCAACGCCCCGCTCAGCCTGCCCGAGGGGGAGGCGATCGCCCTGCTGATCACCCGCGTCCCCAGCGCCGCCTGAACGACCACCCACCTGCACGCGCCCGAGGGCCACGAGGAGAGAACAGCATGAGTACCGCCCGCTACTGGGAGTCCCACACCCCGGGTGAGGGTCGCCGTCGGCCTCGTGCCGAGGCACGCACGGATGCCCGCACCCTCTCCTTGAACGGCACCTGGCGGTTCCGGCTGTGCCCGACGGCGGAGGGCACCGGGGCAGAGTTCCTCGCCGAGGACTTCGACGACAGCGCGTGGGACGAGATCCGCGTGCCCTCGCACTGGGTACTGGAGAGCGTCACCCCCCTGGCCGGCGGTGAGCAGCGCTCGCTGCGCGGCAGCGCCGAGGGCCCGCTGTATACGAACACCGCGTTCCCGATCCCGATCGACCCGCCCCGGGTGCCCACCGAGAACCCGACCGGCGACTACCGGCTGGTCTTCGACGCCCCGGCCGACTGGGGCACCTCGATCCTGCGGCTGCGCGGGGTGGACTCGTGCGCGAAGGTGTGGCTGAACGGCGTCGAGTTGGGCTGGTCCACCGGCAGCCGGCTGCCGGTGGAGTACGACGCCCCGGTGCGCCCGGGCCGCAATGTGCTGTGCGTGCGGGTGCACCGCTGGTCGGCGGGCACCTACCTGGAGGACCAGGACATGTGGTGGCTGCCCGGGATCTTCCGGGACGTCGACGTGATCGAGCGCCCCACCGCCGCGATCGAGGACCACCACGTCCACGCCGACTACGACCACAGCACTGGTCTGGGCACGCTGCGGGTGGACGCCGAGGTCACCGACGGTTCTCCGGCCCGGGTGCGGGTACCCGAACTCGGGATCGACATCGGCGCCGGGGAGCAGGTCACTGCCACGGTCGCGCCATGGAGCGCGGACAGCCCGCGCCTGTACCGCGGCACCCTCTCGACGGCGGAAGAGACGATCGAGCTGGCGATCGGTTTCCGCCGGGTCGAGATCACCGACGGCGTCCTGCTCGCCAACGGCGCCCCGTTGCGGTTTCGCGGGGTGAACCGGCACGAGCACGACCCGGCGACCGGCCGCACCCAGGACCGCGCCACGATGATCCGCGACATCGAGATGATGAAGCAGGCCAACATCGATGCCGTCCGCACCAGCCACTACCCGCCACACCCGGACTTCCTGAGCCTGTGTGACGAGTACGGGCTGTGGGTGGTCGAGGAGTGCGACCTGGAGACCCACGGGTTCATCTACGCCGGCTGGGAGGGCAACCCGGTTGACGATCCCGCC includes these proteins:
- a CDS encoding DUF4038 domain-containing protein, with amino-acid sequence MPQQIAHVNQPHEIEFTGPEQPIRADRVPFQATFTHESGRSMTVLGFWDGERRYLARIAPPLAGRWTWRTTSDAAELDGRSGEFTAEPAEPAGSAESDRSPGHGVVRVNARFHFAHEDGTPFRPVGATVYNWIHQDEALRTETVESLSAAGLNKLRFMVFPQAGGYVEHVPELMPFEKTANGWDVGRPNIEFFRRLDSLVADLGNRGIEADVLIFDAYDRGAFGLNELTEEQDAAYLRYLVARLGAYPNVWWSLCNEFDQMTDRPTERWTRAGELLAEIDAHDHLRSIHNWIELYDYNQPWVTHASIQNGFATEALGRASLYRDVYGKPVVLDEIKYEGDCPERWGQLSGQELVDRFWITTSSGCYASHGESFVTESGSLHIVEGGRLRGESPVRLGFLREVLEGLNVPGLDPIDKWDDPACVVGTPREQYLVYLGREAPAEWTFRLPQGHGGDRLEVGDAFAVEIIDTWNMTRTPAPESFALTDVQRNDAYATGNAPLSLPEGEAIALLITRVPSAA